A window of the Linepithema humile isolate Giens D197 chromosome 4, Lhum_UNIL_v1.0, whole genome shotgun sequence genome harbors these coding sequences:
- the LOC136999367 gene encoding uncharacterized protein gives MEDIKKLHSYLKNERKLLYTKLQKKFMCKIWLKLAKVTLTSTQVFNRRRAGEIERVTIEDFNTREGITKEAYFDLYKSLGTNLQQVADKYVRFLIRGKLRRTVPVILDMELVQCIELILKHRQDANVSEKNPYVFGIPNSSKRYFKYLRACILMRYFSKKCGAQIPHTLRGTELRKHIATMCITLNLSKNEVDDLANFMGHHEKIHKRHYRQSIPAVEIIRITKFLQAALGENMQQESNNSDSEEKVQDTSKDTLSEESESDAETCMISSRKPLSVQSKNKFSKTCITDKQKKSVKSKIIR, from the exons AtggaagatataaaaaagctACACTCATATCtaaaaaacgaaagaaaattattatacacaaaACTTCAGAAGAAATTTATGTGCAAAATATGGCTGAAACTTGCAAAAGTTACACTTACGTCTACACAAGTTTTTAACAGGAGAAGAGCAGGAGAAATTGAACGTGTTACTATAGAAGATTTTAATACTCGCGAAGGTATAACAAAAGAAgcatattttgatttatataaatcattagGAACCAATTTACAAcag GTTGCTGATAAATACGTAAGATTCTTAATTCGTGGAAAATTAAGACGCACAGTGCCTGTGATTTTAGACATGGAATTAGTTCAATGTATTGAACTAATTTTGAAGCATCGACAGGATGcaaatgtttctgaaaaaaatccaTATGTATTCGGCATACCTAATAGCAGTAAGCgctatttcaaatatttaaggGCATGTATCCTTAtgcgatatttttctaaaaaatgtgGTGCACAAATACCACACACATTAAGAGGCACTGAATTACGCAAACATATTGCTACAATGTGTATTACGTtgaatttatctaaaaatgaaGTGGACGATTTGGCGAATTTTATGGGACATCacgaaaaaattcataaacgCCACTACCGGCAATCAATACCAGCAGTAGAGATCATTCGTATAACAAAGTTTCTTCAAGCAGCATTAGGTGAAAATATGCAACAAGAATCTAATAATAGTGATTCAG aggAGAAAGTGCAAGATACTAGTAAAGATACATTGAGTGAAGAATCGGAAAGCGATGCCGAAACATGTATGATAAGTTCACGTAAACCTCTTTCAGTACAatctaaaaacaaattttctaaaacttgCATAAcagataagcaaaaaaaatcagtaaaaagcaaaattatacgTTAA